From Ruminococcus sp. HUN007, a single genomic window includes:
- a CDS encoding NADH peroxidase encodes MAKWVCPVCGYVHEGNEPPAECPVCHVPGSQFNKVEGELTLASEHEFGVYAKTVKNNSAISEEDKKYIFEQLQANFNGECSEVGMYLCMARVAYREGYPEVGAYWEKAAFEEAEHAAKFAELLGSDLESKMTASTKENLKWRVDCEFGATQGKTDLAKCAKKNNLDAIHDTVHEMARDEARHGKALKGLLDRYFG; translated from the coding sequence ATGGCTAAATGGGTTTGTCCGGTTTGCGGATATGTACACGAAGGAAATGAACCACCAGCAGAATGTCCTGTATGTCACGTACCAGGTTCACAGTTCAATAAGGTTGAAGGTGAACTTACACTTGCTTCAGAACATGAATTCGGTGTTTACGCTAAAACAGTAAAAAACAACAGCGCAATAAGCGAGGAAGACAAGAAGTATATCTTCGAACAGTTACAGGCTAACTTTAACGGCGAATGTTCTGAAGTCGGCATGTATCTCTGCATGGCAAGAGTAGCATACCGTGAAGGATATCCTGAGGTTGGCGCTTACTGGGAAAAGGCTGCTTTTGAAGAAGCTGAACATGCTGCAAAGTTTGCTGAACTTCTCGGTTCTGATCTTGAAAGCAAGATGACAGCTTCAACAAAGGAAAACCTTAAATGGAGAGTTGACTGTGAATTCGGCGCTACTCAGGGCAAGACAGATCTCGCAAAGTGCGCAAAGAAGAACAATCTTGATGCTATCCATGATACCGTTCATGAAATGGCACGAGACGAAGCAAGACACGGCAAGGCTCTCAAGGGTCTTCTTGACAGATACTTCGGCTGA
- a CDS encoding diacylglycerol kinase family protein, with translation MKHVFFIYNPRSGKKTIVAKVTKIIDRLTKAGYDVTVRPTQKRGDATETAARICTETTDPYYDFILCSGGDGTLNEVISGVMNCERKLPVAYIPAGSTNDFAHSLNIPDNADDALQSILAGTYFPVDIGSFNDKYFTYIAAFGAFTEVPYETSQQQKNILGHAAYLLEAMKHIKNIQSYNLTVTYNGNSITDNFVLGMISNTAYVGGLLSMNDFSLDDGMYEVTLIRTPGNPIELQKILSSLLNISQDIDTEHVLYFKTSEILITCNSETELKWTIDGESGGDQREVHIVNNRKAIKFITSR, from the coding sequence ATGAAACACGTATTTTTTATTTATAATCCCCGCTCGGGAAAAAAGACCATTGTAGCTAAAGTAACAAAAATAATCGACAGGCTCACCAAAGCCGGCTATGATGTGACGGTAAGGCCGACACAGAAACGCGGCGATGCAACAGAAACTGCTGCGAGAATATGCACGGAAACTACTGATCCGTACTATGATTTTATTCTCTGTTCAGGCGGCGATGGTACATTAAACGAGGTAATAAGCGGTGTTATGAACTGTGAAAGGAAACTTCCTGTAGCATACATACCGGCCGGATCCACTAATGATTTTGCGCACAGCCTCAATATACCTGATAATGCAGATGATGCTCTTCAGTCTATTCTTGCAGGAACTTACTTTCCTGTTGATATCGGAAGCTTCAACGATAAGTACTTTACATATATTGCAGCCTTCGGTGCATTCACGGAAGTGCCTTATGAAACTTCCCAGCAGCAGAAGAACATTCTCGGTCATGCAGCATATCTGCTTGAAGCGATGAAACATATCAAGAATATCCAGTCGTATAACCTCACAGTCACATACAATGGTAATTCAATAACAGATAATTTTGTTCTCGGCATGATTTCCAATACAGCGTACGTCGGAGGTCTGCTGTCCATGAATGATTTTTCTCTTGATGACGGAATGTACGAAGTAACGCTTATACGTACTCCTGGAAATCCGATCGAACTACAGAAGATCCTTTCTTCCCTTCTGAATATATCACAGGATATAGATACGGAACATGTACTTTACTTCAAGACTTCAGAAATTCTGATCACGTGCAACAGCGAAACGGAACTTAAATGGACTATCGATGGTGAATCCGGCGGCGATCAGCGTGAAGTCCACATTGTTAATAACAGAAAAGCAATTAAATTTATTACAAGCAGATGA
- a CDS encoding SGNH/GDSL hydrolase family protein gives MKIDKYRRRQITALLLLIVIIAAMVNMVKCTAKVLRNKDKPGGLIESSRSESSVTEEKEESEPEAEDLSYSEIRSTLEFRPEAELPLESVLLAPDDVSLINEKYLDDVTVIGDSICKGYSVYGRLKEDNVLAVGSIGVRNVLESSFTYQGYELGITDILQRKKPKYIFVSLGMNDINIRTAEQYSEDYKKFINEIRNASPESVVIACAITPVSRQTTFTKNETIDQYNEALRKLVFDLKDDKVFYVNAARYLKGSDNYLIQDFSSGDGIHLAAEAYDHLLTYMLAMLEWI, from the coding sequence ATGAAAATCGATAAATACAGAAGAAGGCAGATAACTGCACTTCTGTTACTGATCGTTATCATTGCTGCTATGGTAAACATGGTAAAATGCACGGCAAAGGTTCTCCGTAACAAAGATAAACCAGGCGGACTCATCGAATCTTCCCGGTCTGAAAGCTCAGTTACTGAAGAAAAAGAAGAGTCTGAACCGGAGGCAGAAGACCTCAGTTACTCTGAAATCCGTTCAACGCTCGAATTCAGACCTGAAGCTGAGCTTCCGCTAGAAAGCGTTCTTCTTGCACCTGATGATGTATCTCTCATCAATGAAAAATATCTTGATGATGTCACCGTTATCGGCGATTCGATCTGCAAAGGCTATAGCGTCTACGGAAGACTGAAGGAGGACAATGTTCTGGCAGTTGGATCCATCGGAGTCAGAAACGTTCTTGAAAGCAGTTTTACTTATCAGGGCTATGAACTAGGGATCACAGATATTCTTCAGAGAAAAAAGCCGAAATATATTTTTGTTTCACTCGGAATGAATGATATAAATATACGCACTGCAGAACAGTATTCTGAAGATTATAAGAAATTTATAAATGAGATAAGAAATGCATCTCCTGAATCCGTTGTTATAGCATGTGCAATAACGCCGGTATCAAGGCAGACCACATTTACTAAAAACGAAACTATAGATCAGTATAATGAAGCACTCAGAAAACTTGTTTTCGATCTTAAGGATGATAAAGTTTTTTATGTTAATGCAGCCAGATATCTGAAAGGCAGCGACAACTACCTGATTCAGGACTTCTCAAGCGGTGACGGTATCCATCTCGCTGCTGAAGCTTATGATCATCTGCTTACTTATATGCTTGCTATGCTTGAATGGATTTAA
- the hpt gene encoding hypoxanthine phosphoribosyltransferase, whose protein sequence is MRIKCLFTKDQISKRVKELASQISRDYSGTDELMVLCVLNGSMFFAADLLREFRMSCQLNCIKACANESGKIELSYGGDINVTGKDVLLIEDIVDSGITLKSLIDIYSRQGPKSIKVCTFLDKKKRRIEDVQADYAGFEIDDYFVVGYGMDYNSKYRELPYVGYIIS, encoded by the coding sequence ATGAGGATAAAATGCCTTTTTACAAAAGATCAGATCTCAAAGAGAGTAAAAGAACTCGCTTCACAGATCTCACGCGATTATTCCGGTACAGACGAGCTTATGGTTTTATGTGTGCTCAACGGTTCCATGTTCTTTGCAGCTGACCTTCTCAGGGAATTCAGAATGTCATGTCAGCTGAACTGTATAAAAGCCTGTGCAAATGAAAGCGGGAAAATCGAGCTTTCATACGGCGGCGATATAAACGTAACAGGAAAAGATGTACTTCTGATCGAAGATATTGTTGATTCCGGCATCACGCTTAAATCACTTATTGATATTTACAGCAGACAGGGGCCTAAATCAATTAAGGTCTGTACATTTCTCGACAAGAAAAAGCGCCGTATTGAAGATGTTCAGGCTGATTACGCTGGATTTGAGATCGATGATTACTTTGTTGTCGGTTACGGTATGGACTATAACAGCAAATACCGTGAACTGCCGTACGTAGGATACATAATCAGTTAA